A region of the bacterium BMS3Abin14 genome:
CGTTATCGCTGCCGTCAACGTCGTCTTGCCGTGGTCAACGTGACCTATCGTCCCTACGTTGATGTGCGGCTTCGTCCTCTCATACTTCGCCTTAGCCATCTTCTCCTCCTTGAGCTAACCGTGCCGGATGGAGCGGCGCCTGCTTTTGCAAAGATCCCCCTCAAAATCGCCATGGAGCCCACGGCCGGGATTGAACCGGCGGCCTCTTCCTTACCAAGGAAGTGCTCCACCTCTGAGCTACGTGGGCAGATCTTTCTGGAGCGGGAAACGGGACTCGAACCCGCGACCCTCAGCTTGGAAGGCTGACGCTCTAGCCAACTGAGCTATTCCCGCTTACCTCAAAAAAATATACGCTCCAAGAGCGAAAAACACCCTCTCTTGAAAGCTGGCACCTGCGAACCGATCAATCGCGCCGCCGAGCATTTCAGATGGTGGGGAGGAGTGGATTCGAACCACTGTAGGCAGCGCCAACGGGTTTACAGCCCGTCCCCTTTAGCCACTCGGGCACCTCCCCCGAAATCCTGCTGAAACCCTATAATACCGGCCGGATATTGCCCGACCCAATTGGGCCTTTGGAGCTGGCGATGGGACTCGAACCCGCAACCTGCGCATTACAAATGCGCTGCTCTACCATTGAGCTACGCCAGCGACAATACGAGATGCGCGAGTTCCGTTTCTGCCTCGTCCGGGTCGATTTTCATGCCTCTTCCAGGTAGATACCTTCCAATAAAGGATAACACGCTTAATTAGAAGGTCGGCCCCTGTTTGTCAAGTTTTTTTTCCGCAGGTTTTACAGAGTTTTCACTTCTCCCGCCGCCGTCCGGGCCCTTCGGGTCGTCACATGATAAAGAACAATGCCCGCAGCCACGGAAACATTAAGGGACCCTATGGTTCCGCACCCCGGGATTGATACCACCAGGTCGCATAGATTTCTGACCCCCTTGCCCAAACCGCGATCCTCCCCTCCCAGGACCAGAACGATTTTACCGGTTGCGTCCTCCCATTCACACAGGCTAACGCCCCCCGTCTCTACACCGATCATCCAGTATCCCGCTTTTTTCAGGCGTACGCAAGCCGAAGCGGCACCGGGGACTACCGCGATGGGCAGGCTTTCCATTGCTCCCGCTGAGGTTCGGGAGGCCGACGGACTGAGGGGCGATGAGCCCTTCCCCGGAACCAGAAGGGCCCTGGCTCCCAGGAATGACATGCACCTGGCGATGGCGCCCAGGTTCCGCGGATCCTCAATGCCGACACACAGAACAAGCAGATCCCGGCCCTCGGGGGGGTCGAACCTCAATATCTCATCCAGTGAGAACACAGGGAGTGGGCTGCACTCAAGCAAAACACCCTGATGCTTGCCGTGTCCCGCGATCCTGGACAGTTCAGCGGAATTCTCCCGGCGGACGGGGATATTCAGGCCGCGGGCCAGGCGCTCGAATTCCCGGGCTTCCGTCTTTCGCGATATCAAAAGGCGGTAAAGGGCCCTTCGGCGATTGCGCAGCGCTTCCAGGACGGCCTGGCGACCGGTCAGTATCTGGGTTTCTTCGTTATCTTTCATCCCTTCCGCCCAAGCGGCGCCAGAACCGGCCCCTGTGGGGTATCCTGAACTGTGAAGCCCATCTCGGCAATCCGGTCCCTCAGTCGGTCGGCCTCGGCCCAGTCCTTCCCCTTTCTCGCCCCGTCCCGTCTGACGGCCAGAGCCATGGCTTCCCGGGCATTGCCGTCCTCTGATTCCCGGCCCACACCCAGATATGCCGCGCCCTCCTCAAGGCCGCCCTCAAAAAGCCCCAGCACCCCGCCAAGACGGACAAAAAGCCGGTCCACTTCCCCCTTCCATCCCCCCGACACCGAATGCCCCTCCGAGTCGGCCCGGTCCAGCACACTGTTGACAACAGGAAGGGCTGAAAAGAGGTGGCCCAACGCCGCCGCAGAGTTGAAGTCGTCATCCATGGCCCGGATAAAGGCCGATTCGACCTCATCCCCGAGAACCCTGAGGGATTCCGCCTCCGCCCTGCCCGGCTCACGTTCATCGGGCACATAGCGACCAGCCCTGGCGAAAAGATTCATGAATCTCTCGTACCTGACCTGTGCCTCATCCAGGTTCCGGTCCGAAAAATCCAGGGGGCTGCGATAGTGGGTGGAGAGGAGGAAGATGCGCACCACTTCCGGCCTGTACTTTTTCAGCACATCCCGGATCGTAAAGAAGTTGCCGAGGGATTTGGACATCTTCTCGCTGTCAACGTTGACGAATCCGTTGTGCATCCAATACCTGGCGAACTCTCTGCCGGCTGCGGCCTCGGACTGGGCAATCTCATTTTCATGGTGAGGAAAGATGAGGTCTTTTCCTCCCCCATGAATGTCGAATGGCTGGCCCAGCAGGGCGGAGGACATGGCCGAGCACTCAATGTGCCAGCCGGGACGCCCCCGCCCCCAGGGGCTTTCCCACCAGGGCTCGCCCGGCTTAGAGGACTTCCAAAGGGCAAAATCCAAGGGGTCTTTTTTTCGCTCATCAACCTCAATCCTGGCCCCCGCCCTCATGTCGTCCGGATTTCTCCCGGAAAGCCTGCCGTACGGCTTGAACCTGGCGACCTCGAAGTAGACATCCCCCTCAACCTCGTACCCGTAACCCCTGTCCACGAGCCGCTGGACCAGTTTAATGATATCCCCGATATACTCCGTGGCTCTGGGACCCTTGTCTGCACGCCCGACTCCAAGCGCTTCCATGTCCTCATCGTGGGCCCTGATGAAGGTTTCGGCTACATCTTTCCAGGCCCGGCCCTCCTCATTGCTTTTTTTGATGATCTTGTCGTCAATGTCGGTGTAGTTCCTGACGAAGGTCACGTCGTAGCCTTTAAACTCCATGTACCTTCGGACCATATCAAAAGCCACCGCGGCCCTGGCGTGCCCGATATGACAGTAGTCGTAGACCGTCACACCGCAGGTATATATACCTACACCGGGGGGATTGATTGGAACGAACTCCTCCTTACGGCCGGTCAGGGTGTTGTATATGCGAAGGGTCATAGAAACTCCCGTTAAGTGGTTAGTCCAGTGCCTGGTTCCTGGTTTTAACCTCAAACCTCAAACCTCAAACCTCAAACCTGCCTTTCCCCATTGCCTATCGTCTGCTTTTCCTCCTGATCAATGCGACGGCGATGGCCGCAAGGCCCTCACCCCGCCCCACGAACCCCATCCCCTCACCGGTCGTGGCCTTGATGTTAACCGTGCCCGGCCCCAACCCGGCATTCTCCAGCTTCAGGATCATCCGGGGGATGAACGGGCCCATTTTGGGACGCTCTGCAAGGAGGGTGGCATCCACGTTGACGGCCTCCCAACCATCCCCTCTCAGCAGGCCGAGGACCTTTTTAAGCAGTGTAAGGCTGTCAGCCCCTTTGTACCTGTCATCGGTGTCGGGAAAATGCCCTCCCAAATCCCCCATGCCCGCAGCGCCCAGGAGGGCATCCATAAGGGCGTGGGTGAGGACATCCGCGTCAGAATGCCCTTCCAGACCCATTTCATAAGGAATTCGCACACCACCGAGGACAAGAGCCCTGCCCACGATCAGCCTATGGGAGTCAAAGCCGATCCCCGTGCGGGTCCGGTCATCCATTATCCGGCCCTCCTTTCTGAATGATCCACCTTGCCAGATCGAGGTCGTTCAGGGTCGTGATCTTTATGTTCCCGGGATCACCCTCCACAAGTCTGGTCTCATGGCCCGTCTCCTCGATCAGGGATGAGTCGTCGGTGGCCGAGATACTCCCCTTTATCGCCCTCTTGTGCGCCGCCAGGATCAGATCCCGATGGAAGGCCTGAGGGGTCTGGGCCAGAAACACCTTCTCCCTCCCTATTGTACCGGCTGCCGTTTCACCCCCGTCATCGGATATTTTTACGGTATCCGTGGCCGGCATCGCGGCGAGAGCGGCCCCCCACTCAGCGGCCGCGGCCAGCACATCACCGATGAGGCGCTCAGATACGAAGGGCCGGCCCCCATCATGTATCAGAACAATGTCCCGGTCCGCCGGGATCTTCATCAGCAGTTCCCACACGGTGTGCCGCCTTTCCTCTCCCCCTCCGATAACGGAGACATCATCCTGGAGGGAATATTTTCTGACTACCTCCCTCATGCACAGATCAACCTCATCGGGACGGACGGCAACGGTAACGGAATCGATGTGGCGGCTTTTCAGGAGCGATCTCAAGGTGCGGGCCAGGAGGGGAACGCCTGAAACGTCCAGGTATGCCTTGCTGTAGCCCAACCCCATTCGGACCGCGGAGCCGGCAGCCGGCACGATGGTGTAAACACGCCCTCTCATCGAGTCAGTCCCCGTCAAAACAGCTTCCCCTGATCGTCTGCTCCCGTTTTCCCGGACGGGTTCTTCCGGATAACCGGCTTTTCATCCCCCGGAAACAGAAAAAATCTGCCGAGGCCCCTGACGTACTCCCCCGGAGGATCTCCGGCCCCCTCCCGGGATGATGATATCCGCGACGCCCTGAGCATATCCAGCTTCGCGTCCAGGTCATCAGCATAGTGGACCACCAGCGCTTCAGGGATCGAAGGGGCTTTTGGCGAACCCAGTTCCAGTTTACCATGATGGCTGAGGATGATGTGGTAAAGCTCCAGGGCGAGGGCCTCAGGAAAACCCGGGACCTTTTCGATGTAGCTCTTCAGCATGGGGATCCCAAGGGCAATATGGCCCATGAGCCGACCTTCGGTGGAGACCTGAAAAGCGCGGGCAATCTCGTACTCCCTTACCTTTCCAATGTCATGCAGGAGCGCCCCCGCAATAAGGATGTCAGGTCTCAGCCATGTGTATTTCTCTCCCACAGCGCCGGCCAGGGCACATACCCCGAGACTGTGTTCCGCGAGGCCTCCTATGCGGGCGTGATGCATTGTAACCGCCGCCGGAGAACGGAGAAAATCTTTCATGAAAGCGCCATCTCTCTCTATCGCCGCAAAGAGGGCATTGAGGTTTTCATCGGTAATTTTCTTCACCCATTTTCTCCAGGATATTCCCAATTCCTCCTCCGAAAATTCCGATGACGGATAGAGGGAACGCGGATCTATGGCGGAGGTTTCCCCGGCGATCCTGTCCACTTTGAGCTGGATTCGCTCCTGGTAGAGAACTGCTGTACCCGCAGCGTTCACGGGGTCCCCGGGGAGAAGGGACGGAAGGGTTTCCAGATCAGTATCCCAGAGACGCCCCTCAAAATCCTGTTGGGGGGTTCCGAGGGTCAGGGTGACGAAGGGTTTTCCACCCCTCGTTTTTCCCGAAGAGATCGCCTTGAGAAGAAAGGTCCTGTTGAACTTTTCGTTTTCTTTAAACAGTGTTGTCATATCGCCTCATCTTTCAAAAAGGTTTTCGCCCCGGGAATGAGTGCCCGGTTCTAATCCCTGATCATCTGAATGGAAAGAACCATGGCCACGTGGCGTGCGAAAAACTCCAACAGGTTGATGGTCTCGGACGGAATTGGCCTGTGGGTATATTTCCTGTCCGCGCCGATGACTCCGACAACCTTCCCCTCGTGGCTCAAAAGCGGAACGATGACAAAGATTCGGGATCGAATAGCGGGTATCCTGCTGTACGGCTCGGCCAGTCGATATTCCGGCGGAACAGGCTTATTGCCGTCAAAATAGATTGTTTTTCCATCTCGAAAAGCTCTGGAGATGGCGCCTCCCCGATCATCCATGGGGACCTTGATCTCGTCCTGGGGATAGTTTTCTATGCCGACGGAGGTCTTGCACTCGAGCATTCCCGTCCCCCAGTTCGGCATAAAGAGGTTGAGGCGATCCAGCTCGAAGAGCTCCTTGGCCATGATCTCCTGTATCCCCTGGATGACCGGCCCTATCTCCCTGTGGGACAGGAAGGCCCGACTCAGTTCGAGCTGAAATTCCTGGAGACGCATCAGATGACTATTGCTCTCGGAAAGACTTTCATTGGATGCTACAAGCCGTTTCCCCAGGCGGTGAAGCTCCAACTCACTCTCCACGCTGTGCATGAAGGCGGAGAGGACCCCCGTTTTCTCCTTTTCCGGCTTAACCTGTCCTTCCGGAAAGACAAGAATAAGGGTCACGGACGAACGGTTCTCATGACAATGGGCGAACCCCAGGATTACGGCCTTCCCGGCATCCGGCAGATCAACCTCCCTTTCCAGGCCCTCACAGCCGAATTCCGGATAAAGTCCATCAGACCTTATCAACTTTACGACAGGGGCGGGAGGGTTTCCCCATGACCGGACAACCACCTGGCCTCTCTCGGGATTCCTCCTGTTCAGCAGGAAGATCCACGGGGCATCGCTGATTCGGCGGACATATTTAAACACAATGTCATACAACTTCTCATAATCGTCCACCTCCCGGGCATCCAGGAGAAACTCGTGCAGGATAGTGATCTCCGCGAGCCGCTTTTCCCCAATGGCGTTGGCCTTCTCAAGGGCCGCCGTATAGCGCCGAACCTCGTCGTGAGTTGCGGCGAGCTCCCGGGCCAACCGCTCCGCCCGTTCCCTTTCCTCAATGGACCTTCGGGCGATGATTCTGAGGAGAAGCGCTAAAAACCAGAACAGGCAGCCCCTTATTACAAGGTCAAACCAGTAGGCGTGGTTCCAGGTCGAGAGGATGGACGTGATGTAAACCACAGTGCTGCCGGCGGAGATACTCAGGACGCGTGTCCATTTGACGAAAGGCGCCCTTAAGGCCAGTATGAAATACAGGAGCAGGTAGAACTCGCTGTCGGACCCTCCGGTCAGATAGATCAGGAACCCGACAAAAAGGATATCAAGGTAGACCAGAAATTCCTTCTCCCCTGAACTGCCCCGGCGCCCGAACTGATCCCACAGATAGACCGCGGCCGAGAAGGCAAGGTATCCCAGTACAATTATTCTGACGCCCGCCACACCCAGGGGGTGCCTGGTGAAAAGCGTCCAGAGAAAAACACCAATCGCGAAAACGGATCGTACCAGAAAGCGCTGTGCCCGGGGCGGAACCCAATATTCCATATTAATCCAGCTCCCGGAAGATCAGTCGCAAGGACTCGGTGACCAGCGACATTGTCGGGTAATCGACGTTAAAGGCATTGTCGATGCTGGAATGACGGATGTAATTGGGATAATCCGACAACCAGAGGGATGGGACACCGCGAAGGGCGAACGGGGTATGGTTGCTTTTGCCGGTTTTGGAACGAACACGCTCGGCGGTGTAACCCAGGCCCTGCAGAACATCACAGGCCAGATGGGAAAGCCCGTCATCCATCACGGCGTCCCTGTCGCGCGTGATGACGCAGAGGTTGGGCCACCCGACGGCGTCAAGGTTCACCACACAGGATGTCACTTTGAGGAGGTTGGCCCTGTAACGCTGGGCGGCAAACTGTTCCGCTCCGATACATCCCTCCTCCTCGCAGTCGGCGAAAAGATAACGAAGCTTCACCGGAAGGTCCCGTCCGTATCCGGACCGGATAAAGGCGAGCATGACGGCGACACCGGAGGCATCATCGCTGGCCCCCGGGGTGTGGGGTCTGGTATCATAATGAGCGGTGAGAAGGGCATGGCGCCCGTTGTCCCCATCGTACCCGGCCTCCAGATTCCGGCACCGGATCCTTCGCCTTTTGGAACTGCAGCGGAGCCTTACCCTGGCGCCGCCCGCCTCGATCACCCTGAGGGCCACCGATTTGCGTATAGCGAAACCGGGGATGGGGGCAAGGATATAGTCGCATGCTCCCGAATAAAGTTCATCGATATAGTTATTGTACCATATCAGGGCTGAAGCGCCCCTCATGGCAGCCTCACGGATTTTGGCTGTCTCATGACTTTTCCAGAGCATGGCCAGGTGGACCTTGCCCTCAGTATTGTTCAGTGACTCGTAATCCTCCTCACGCGCATGTCCGACGGGGAGAATTTCATACTCCATTCTGCGGATTGAAGGGGAACCTATACCCGGAAGCGTCTCGACCTTTTCGTACCCCTGACCGATATCGACCTCCAGGGACCACCTGTGTGGAACGTGGATGTCAGCCGTAAACGGCTGAACGTTCACCCAAAGCCCACATGAACGCAGTGTCCGGTAGAGATACTCAAATGTTTTTCTGTGCCCCTTGCCGCCGACAAATCGGTCGGGATAATCCAGACTGAGCCTGTGTATGTAGGATTTCAGCTGCTCTTCCACCGATTCACCTGCCGGCTTCCCCGACATTCAGCTTGTCGAGAAACTTCCTCAGCGCCCGCCGCATCCGCATATCGGAGGCTGGTGTGAGGCGCAAGGCCATGGCGGCGCTCTTCCGCGCTTCTTCAATGTTTCCCATGGCCCCGAGAATCCGGGCACGCGTGTCCAGATAGGGGTAAAGCGGAAACGGAACCATTTCAATAGCTTTTTCAATATGAAAAAGAGCAGCCCCGTTATAGCCCAGATCGGATTCTAACCATGCCAGGTTGTTCCAGACAACCGGATCTTCCTCACCTTTTTCGATAGCTCGACGGTATTCCTCCACCGCCTTCTCAAGATTACCATCGGAATGGAATATATCCCCCAGCATGGCATAAGCTTCGGGACGTTCAGGCAGTTGGGACGCTGCCTCCTTAAGAACCTCTACGGCCCGCGGGCCCTCAGCGGAGCGGATGTATCCCACAGCGAGAGTCAAACGGTTTTCATAGCTCGTCCCCGGGCCGACCGGATGCCCGATACCGGCACATCCGTTGAACACCGAAAGCAAAAGAGGCATGAGAATGAGGACACTCCAGGACACCGGACGCCGGCCTGATGGGCGACGGATGGAACCGTAACCGGGACCGCTGTCGCTTGATCTAATCAACAGGCTGTAGGACCTCGTCCATGCTTCCCGAACGGAAACCCTGCAGATCAAAGGTAATATAGCGAAATCCTATCTCTTTAAAGACAGCGACTATCCCCTCCCGGATCCCCTCCCGGACAAGATCACCGATCCGGTCAGCAGGCACCTCCACCCTTGCCACATCACCGTGGACCCGAACTCTTACGACACCGAACCCCAGTGATTTCAGGTATTTTTCACCCCTGTCCACCCTGGCGACAGCCTCCAGGCTGATGGGATTTCCATAGGGAAACCGGGTAGCGAGGCAGGGCGATGACGGCCGATCCCAGGTTGGCATCCCCAATCTCTCGCTTTCCGACCTGATCTGATCCTTGGTGAGTCCGGCTTCCCGGAGGGGGCTCCTGATTCCCAGTTCATCGAGAGCTTTGATGCCCGGTCTGAATCCGCTACCATCATCGGCGTTGGTCCCGTCAAGGATCCAGGGAATACGCTTGTGCTTTGCCATCCCGGACAAGCGGGTAAAGATGAGTTTTTTGCACAGATAGCATCTGTCCGGGGTATTGCGGGCAACACTCGGCTCTGACAGGGGATCCATCTGGATGGAACTGGCCTGGACCCCCCATGAGCGGGCAAGCTCTAACGCCCCTTCCGCTTCTCCCTGCGGGAGCAAAGGAGTGCGGACCGTTACCGCGAGTACAGAATCCCGGCCGAGAACATCAACGGTGTAACGAAGCAGAAAAGAGCTGTCCACACCGCCGGAGAAAGCCACCAGCGCCCGCCGGACATCCCTGAGAACGGAGCAGAGCCGAATCAACTCCGGGCTGAGACGGCCATGGAAATCACCATGAGGATACGTGTTGCTCATTGTTCCGGTCCCCGGAAGGGAATAACGGACCGCGTTATGGCCCGAATCAGATGTTATAGGTATAGGGGTGGTCGTACTCCCTCTCAACACCCAGGTCTTTCGCCTCATCGCAGAGGTTGGCAATGGTAATGGTGTCGAAGAATTCTTCGATCTGCCCGCTGATCTTTTTCCACATTCCCGTTGCGACGCATTCATCTTTACGCGGGCACTTCCTGTCGGGGCTATCACCGACGCAAAAAACCAGCTCAAACGGGCCTTCCGTAGCACGGATAATGTCGCCCATGCTGATATGCGCCGGTTCTTTCAGCAAAAAATAACCGCCGCTCGGCCCCCTCTTGCTCCCCAGGATGCCGGCCTTCTTGAGTTTCTGAAAAATCTGTTCCAGATACCTCGGGCTGATCTGCTGCCTTCTTGAAATATCCTTGATCTGCGAAGGAAGTCCGACGGAGTGGTATGCAATGTCGAACAGGGCCCGGACGCCATAACGGCTCTTGGTAGAAAGTCTCATGGACAAGATAAACCCCCTTTTTCAGTTATTATCCAACTCCTAAGGGTATTTTCTTCCATTGATTTCGTCAAGTACATTTTCAAACCCGGGGGACCCCGCTAGCCCGGCGCCTGGTAAAAAATCGCTAAAAACTGTAAACGACCTTTACCCCCATGGCGTGATAAACGCCTGTAACCGACATCGGGACAATACTCACCGATCCATTGTTGTCGGATGAGGACAGATAGGCGACCGTTCTTCCGATAGCCGTGCCCAATATTGCCCCGAGAAAAACGTCTGAAGGCCATGCGTCCTCAAAGTAGACCTGGGCAAGTCCCACACCGGTGGCCAAGGTGTAATACATTACCGTAGAGAAGGTTCCCTGACCATATGCTAGCACGCTTGCGGTGGAAAATGTCATCGCAGTATCCATGTCAGGCATGGACCCAAAACCGGAAAAGGGTTTGAAATCTTTCGGGCTGTACGTTGATCCGGGGCCATTTCTCCCGAGGATAAACTCCGCGGCCCCTCCAAAGAGGGATGTCAAGGCTGCGGCTTCCAGGCTCATGAGGGCGGCGGACTTGATATCCACATTTTCCCTGAGGTATCCGATGAGATAGGCGCCCGCGGTAATCTGAAGAATATTATCCCCCAGATCGCGAAAGGCGTCATAATAGTCATTCTGGAAATTACTCTGTCTTCCGGAGAGGTCACCGAGCATCTTCCCATCGTTGTCAAGAAGAAAAATGGAGGCAAGAAAAGTCAGTCCAAGGACGGCAGTCCCCTTGGGGGTAAGCCGAAACGGTGAGGAGGCAACGTAATGAAGGTCGTTATCCAGCTTCTCCATTATGAGCTCGAAAGCCGGATTGAGGCGGCTTGGACCTGCGGCCGGCTTGATGATCGTCAAACTGCGTCCGGGAGATTCGCTTCCATCCGCCCGCGACACAAGGGGAGATACCAGCATGGCGGTCAGAAAGAGGACAATCAGGGATCTCATCGAAGGGGACCTCCGGCTGATTGGGAGGAACCGGGGAATTGATTTGCCGTGGGAGGTTGAATGACTCCGGCTGAAACCACCATTCGAAAAGCATCCTCAACGCTCCAACTGAGAGGGATCGTTTCCGTCTCAGGGACAATGTACAGAAAACCGGATGTCGGGTTTGGGGTGGTAGGGATAAAAACGGTGAGGGAAGGGCCGGGGACTTTTCGGTCCACCTCCCCTTTCGATTCACCCGTCACAAAACCAATGCTGTAAAGCCCCTTTCTGGGATATTCGATGAGGACAACGCGCCGGAAGCTGTCCCCTTCCTTGGTGAAAACGGCCTCGAGAAGTTGTTTGGATGAAAAGTAAAACCACCGTACAAGGGGGATCTTTTCCAGCAGTTTCTCCCCTGCCGCGAGAAGTTTCCTCCCGATCACATTGGCGACAAAGGCGCCCAGGATAAACACGAGGAGGAAAGATATTACCATTCCCAGACCGGGAATTTTGAATCCGATCAAGGTCTCAGGGCGATAGGCGCGGGGAATCAATGCCAGCGCCTTGTCGGTAATTCTGAAGAGGGTAACGAGGACCCACCCGGTTAAAAACACCGGGATGAGCACCAGGAACCCGGTCAGAACATATTTCCGGATCAGCGTCTTCAACAGGGCGATCAAGGAGTTCCCCTTATCTATTGAGGATAGGTCCTGAAGGATTGTCCAACCATTCCAGCTTGTCATTCTATCGGAATAACCGAATTTTAATCAAGACCTGATAATCAAGGATTTTTCATGCAGCCCCTTGATTTTTAAAAACAGCTGGTTATATTCCCACCGTGTCGGCACTCAAGGGTGAGTGCAGGTCCAGCGGATGGGAACCGGAAAGGGTGGGTTCTGTCCAGACCGACAGCGCGAAGGTGAAGAAGGAATTCACAGCAACATTTTATTTTGAATTGCAAGGAGGAGAACGCAAGATGAAAATCAGACCATTGCAGGACCGGATTCTTGTCAAAAGACTCGAGGAAACACTCAAGACCAAGGGAGGCATCATCATCCCTGACACGGCCAAGGAAAAGCCCATGGAGGGAAAGGTTGTCGCCGTCGGCAAAGGGAAAGTCATGGAGGATGGCAGCCAGCGTGCCCTGGACGTGAAGGTTGGGGAGAAGATCCTTTTCGGAAAGTACGCGGGAACCGATGTCAAGATAGACGAGGAGGATTACCTCATCATGCGTGAGGATGACATCCTTGGAGTGATTGTAAAATAACAACACCAAACTAAAGTTTAAAGGAGGTTCAGTCTGATGGCAAAATTAATTTCGTTTGATGAGGACACCAGGAAGCAACTCCTCAGTGGTGTCAATATCCTGGCCGACACGGTCAGGGTGACGCTCGGTCCCAAGGGAAGAAATGTCATTATTGAGAAATCCTTCGGTTCCCCGACGGTAACCAAGGACGGTGTGACCGTGGCCAAGGAGATTGAGGTTGAGGACAGATTTGAAAACCTGGGCGCCCAGATGGTCAAGGAGGTGGCAAGCAAAACGTCGGACATTGCCGGTGACGGCACCACGACAGCCACCATTCTGGCACAGGCCATGTTCCGTGACGGCGTGAAAAACGTCACGGCCGGCGCCAACCCCATGGATGTCAAAAGGGGCATGGACGCTGCCGTGATATCAGTGGTGAGTGAACTCAAGAAGATGAGCAAACCCACCAAGGAACAGAAAGAAGTCTCTCAGGTGGGCACCATCTCAGCCAACAATGACTCATCTATCGGCGACATCATCGCCGAGGCAATGAGCAAGGTCGGCAAGGAAGGCGTGATCACGGTCGAGGAAGCAAAAGGGATGGAGACCTCTCTGGAGGTGGTGGACGGAATGCAGTTTGACCGTGGTTATCTGT
Encoded here:
- the iscR_1 gene encoding HTH-type transcriptional regulator IscR encodes the protein MSMRLSTKSRYGVRALFDIAYHSVGLPSQIKDISRRQQISPRYLEQIFQKLKKAGILGSKRGPSGGYFLLKEPAHISMGDIIRATEGPFELVFCVGDSPDRKCPRKDECVATGMWKKISGQIEEFFDTITIANLCDEAKDLGVEREYDHPYTYNI
- a CDS encoding PAP2 superfamily protein, which codes for MRSLIVLFLTAMLVSPLVSRADGSESPGRSLTIIKPAAGPSRLNPAFELIMEKLDNDLHYVASSPFRLTPKGTAVLGLTFLASIFLLDNDGKMLGDLSGRQSNFQNDYYDAFRDLGDNILQITAGAYLIGYLRENVDIKSAALMSLEAAALTSLFGGAAEFILGRNGPGSTYSPKDFKPFSGFGSMPDMDTAMTFSTASVLAYGQGTFSTVMYYTLATGVGLAQVYFEDAWPSDVFLGAILGTAIGRTVAYLSSSDNNGSVSIVPMSVTGVYHAMGVKVVYSF
- the groS gene encoding 10 kDa chaperonin, coding for MKIRPLQDRILVKRLEETLKTKGGIIIPDTAKEKPMEGKVVAVGKGKVMEDGSQRALDVKVGEKILFGKYAGTDVKIDEEDYLIMREDDILGVIVK